A window from Streptomyces sp. NBC_00271 encodes these proteins:
- a CDS encoding MFS transporter, translating to MALTGREHWKKIWVGSAGNMVEWFDWFVYASFATYFAGAFFPDDNPTAQLMNTAGIFAVGFFMRPVGGWLLGRIADRRGRKTALTLTVTLMSLSALLIAFAPTYAVAGYGGAVVLLVARLLQGLSVGGEYAASATYLTEASAPERRGFASSFQYVSMTAGQILGLGLQIILQRTLSDDALHSWGWRIPFIVGALGAAVVFYLRRTMLETEVYEEAASGEERGTMRALWQHRREAFLVIALTMGGTVAYYTYTTYLTKYLSNSAGLPKETATLVSFTALIVFACLQPLAGRLSDRVGRRPLLITFAVGSTLLTVPIMTMLGHVGSFWPALGLALLALVVVTGYTSINACVKAELFPTGVRALGVALPYAIANALFGGTAEYVALWFKDAGIESGFSWYVAGCAAVSLVVYVTMRETRDLDLNRVGTGREPSSEPKARLAS from the coding sequence ATGGCACTCACGGGACGAGAGCACTGGAAGAAGATCTGGGTCGGCTCGGCGGGCAACATGGTGGAGTGGTTCGACTGGTTCGTGTACGCGAGCTTCGCCACCTACTTCGCCGGAGCCTTCTTCCCCGACGACAACCCCACCGCCCAGCTCATGAACACCGCGGGCATCTTCGCGGTCGGCTTCTTCATGCGCCCGGTCGGCGGCTGGCTGCTCGGCCGGATCGCCGACCGCAGAGGCCGCAAGACCGCCCTGACGCTGACCGTCACCCTGATGTCGCTGTCGGCGCTCCTCATCGCCTTCGCACCGACCTACGCGGTGGCGGGCTACGGCGGCGCCGTCGTCCTGCTCGTCGCCCGCCTGCTGCAAGGGCTCTCGGTGGGCGGCGAGTACGCGGCCAGCGCCACCTACCTCACCGAGGCCTCCGCCCCCGAGCGGCGCGGATTCGCCTCCAGCTTCCAGTACGTGTCGATGACCGCAGGGCAGATCCTCGGCCTCGGCCTGCAGATCATCCTCCAGCGCACCCTGTCCGACGACGCGCTGCACAGCTGGGGCTGGCGCATCCCCTTCATCGTGGGCGCGCTCGGCGCCGCCGTCGTCTTCTATCTGCGGCGCACGATGCTGGAGACCGAGGTGTACGAGGAGGCCGCGTCCGGCGAGGAGCGGGGCACGATGCGCGCGCTGTGGCAGCACCGGAGGGAGGCCTTCCTGGTCATCGCGCTCACGATGGGCGGCACGGTCGCCTACTACACGTACACCACCTACCTGACGAAGTACCTCTCCAACTCGGCGGGCCTGCCCAAGGAGACCGCGACCCTCGTCTCCTTCACCGCGCTGATCGTCTTCGCCTGTCTCCAGCCGCTCGCGGGACGCCTCTCCGACCGTGTCGGTCGCCGGCCGCTGCTCATCACCTTCGCGGTGGGCTCGACGCTGCTGACGGTCCCGATCATGACGATGCTGGGGCACGTGGGCAGCTTCTGGCCCGCCCTCGGCCTGGCCCTGCTGGCCCTGGTGGTGGTCACCGGCTACACCTCCATCAACGCCTGTGTGAAGGCGGAGCTGTTCCCGACCGGCGTCCGCGCGCTGGGTGTCGCCCTCCCGTACGCCATCGCCAACGCCCTCTTCGGCGGTACGGCCGAATACGTCGCCCTGTGGTTCAAGGACGCGGGCATCGAGTCCGGCTTCTCCTGGTACGTGGCGGGGTGCGCGGCGGTGTCGCTGGTGGTCTACGTCACCATGCGGGAGACCCGCGACCTGGATCTCAACCGGGTCGGCACCGGCCGGGAACCCTCCTCGGAGCCCAAGGCGCGGCTCGCATCCTGA
- the cimA gene encoding citramalate synthase, producing the protein MTETSELDDSFHVFDTTLRDGAQREGINLTVADKLAIARHLDDFGVGFIEGGWPGANPRDTEFFARAQQEIDFKHAELVAFGATRRAGGKASEDPQVKALLDSGAQVITLVAKSHDRHVELALRTTLDENLEMVRDTVSHLCAQGRRVFVDCEHFFDGYRANPEYAKAVVRAAWEAGADVVILCDTNGGMLPAQVQAVVATVLADTGARLGMHAQDDTGCAVANTLAAVDAGATHVQCTANGYGERVGNSNLFPVVAALELKYGKKVLPDGALREMTRISHAIAEVVNLTPSTHQPYVGVSAFAHKAGLHASAIKVDPDLYQHIDPEQVGNTMRMLVSDMAGRASIELKGKELGIDLGDDRELVGRVVERVKERELKGYTYEAADASFELLLREEAEGRARTYFQVESWRAIVEDRPDGTHANEATVKLFAKGERIVATAEGNGPVNALDRALRVALEKIYPQLAKLELVDYKVRILEGKHGTQSTTRVLISTSDGAGEWSTVGVAENVIAASWQALEDAYTYGLLRAGVEPAE; encoded by the coding sequence ATGACCGAAACCAGCGAGCTCGACGATTCTTTCCACGTCTTCGACACGACCCTGCGCGACGGCGCGCAGCGTGAGGGCATCAACCTCACCGTGGCGGACAAGCTGGCCATCGCACGGCACCTGGACGACTTCGGCGTGGGCTTCATCGAGGGCGGCTGGCCCGGCGCCAACCCGCGCGACACCGAGTTCTTCGCCCGCGCCCAGCAGGAGATCGACTTCAAGCACGCCGAGCTGGTCGCGTTCGGCGCCACCCGCCGCGCGGGCGGCAAGGCGAGCGAGGACCCGCAGGTCAAGGCCCTTCTCGACTCCGGCGCCCAGGTGATCACCCTGGTCGCCAAGTCCCACGACCGCCACGTCGAACTCGCACTGCGCACCACCCTCGACGAAAACCTGGAGATGGTCCGCGACACGGTCTCCCACCTGTGCGCGCAAGGCCGCCGGGTCTTCGTCGACTGCGAGCACTTCTTCGACGGCTACCGCGCGAACCCCGAGTACGCGAAGGCGGTCGTCCGCGCGGCCTGGGAGGCGGGCGCCGACGTCGTCATCCTCTGCGACACCAACGGCGGCATGCTCCCCGCCCAGGTCCAGGCGGTCGTCGCCACGGTCCTCGCCGACACCGGCGCCCGGCTCGGCATGCACGCGCAGGACGACACGGGTTGCGCGGTCGCCAACACCCTGGCCGCCGTCGACGCGGGCGCGACCCACGTCCAGTGCACCGCGAACGGCTACGGCGAACGGGTCGGCAACTCGAACCTGTTCCCGGTCGTGGCCGCCCTGGAACTGAAGTACGGCAAGAAGGTCCTCCCCGACGGCGCCCTGCGCGAGATGACCCGCATCTCGCACGCGATCGCCGAGGTCGTCAACCTCACCCCCTCCACGCACCAGCCGTACGTCGGCGTCTCGGCCTTCGCCCACAAGGCGGGCCTGCACGCTTCCGCGATCAAGGTCGACCCGGATCTCTACCAGCACATCGACCCCGAGCAGGTCGGCAACACCATGCGGATGCTGGTCTCCGACATGGCGGGCCGCGCGTCGATCGAGCTCAAGGGCAAGGAACTCGGCATCGACCTCGGCGACGACCGCGAGCTGGTGGGCCGCGTCGTGGAGCGCGTCAAGGAACGCGAACTCAAGGGCTACACGTACGAGGCGGCGGACGCCTCCTTCGAACTCCTGCTTCGCGAGGAGGCGGAGGGACGGGCCCGCACGTACTTCCAGGTCGAGTCCTGGCGCGCGATCGTCGAGGACCGTCCCGACGGCACCCACGCCAACGAAGCCACCGTCAAACTCTTCGCCAAGGGCGAGCGCATCGTCGCCACGGCGGAGGGCAACGGTCCGGTGAACGCCCTCGACCGCGCCCTGCGGGTCGCCCTCGAAAAGATCTACCCCCAGCTCGCCAAGCTGGAGCTCGTGGACTACAAGGTCCGCATCCTCGAAGGCAAGCACGGCACCCAGTCCACCACCCGCGTCCTCATCTCCACGTCCGACGGCGCGGGGGAGTGGTCCACGGTGGGCGTGGCGGAGAACGTGATCGCGGCGTCCTGGCAGGCACTGGAGGACGCGTACACGTACGGCCTGCTGCGCGCAGGCGTAGAACCGGCGGAGTAG
- a CDS encoding ricin-type beta-trefoil lectin domain protein yields the protein MRRSTRAVRFLLAGLLTTAGLTAVTAAPAHAAGEPVTAWLTTTDDDGGRHVVRGLQAQTPFAFQSGTGGSGENITVDENTRYQTFTGGGASFTDTAAWLMNSSGALSAATRDATMRKLFSPTEGIGLSFLRNPMGASDLARYGYTYDDVPAGQSDPSLSSFSIAHDLADVVPLTRQALQLNPSLTVMASPWTAPAWMKDSGQLNGGWLKSEDYGAYASYFVKYLQAYRDQGVPVSYVTAQNEPTCCSGYPSMSWNASGLAYFTKSELLPKLQAAGLSTKVLAHDWNWDVYDSYAAQTVDDAAVRAHPNFGGIAWHGYGGDVGKQTSVHNQYPGVDAFGTEHSGGTWIANQQREDMLNIVDYTRNWAKSVTKWSLAVDQNRGPHNGGCGTCSGLITVHNGDGASGQVDYTIEYYTMGQLTKFVRPGAQRVASTASASVPNVAWRNPDGSKALIAYNDSSSAKTVTINWGSQHATYSLPGKTSATFTWAGTQAGGGGQTGAFVGLAGKCLDVAGGSSANGTAVQLYDCNGSDAQRWTVAGDGSVQALGKCLDVTSASTADGAKVQLYDCNGTGAQRWSYNGATGDVVNSAAGKCLDVTGNSGVNGARAQIWSCTGAANQKWALR from the coding sequence ATGAGGAGATCCACTCGGGCGGTCCGTTTTCTTCTCGCCGGACTGCTCACCACCGCCGGACTGACCGCCGTCACGGCGGCGCCCGCGCACGCCGCGGGCGAACCCGTCACGGCCTGGCTGACCACGACGGACGACGACGGCGGACGCCATGTCGTACGCGGGCTGCAGGCCCAGACGCCGTTCGCCTTCCAGTCCGGTACCGGTGGCAGCGGCGAGAACATCACCGTCGACGAGAACACCCGCTACCAGACCTTCACGGGCGGCGGCGCGTCCTTCACCGACACCGCGGCCTGGCTGATGAACAGCAGCGGGGCGCTGTCGGCGGCCACCCGGGACGCGACGATGCGCAAGCTGTTCTCGCCGACCGAGGGCATCGGGCTCTCGTTCCTGCGCAATCCGATGGGCGCGTCCGACCTCGCCCGGTACGGGTACACGTACGACGACGTGCCGGCCGGGCAGAGCGATCCGTCCCTCTCGTCGTTCTCGATCGCGCACGATCTGGCCGACGTGGTGCCGCTGACCAGGCAGGCGCTCCAGCTGAACCCCTCGCTGACCGTGATGGCCTCGCCGTGGACGGCGCCCGCCTGGATGAAGGACAGCGGGCAGCTCAACGGGGGCTGGCTGAAGTCGGAGGACTACGGGGCGTACGCCTCGTACTTCGTCAAGTACCTCCAGGCGTACCGGGACCAGGGGGTGCCGGTCTCCTACGTCACCGCGCAGAACGAGCCGACGTGCTGCTCGGGGTATCCGTCGATGAGCTGGAACGCGTCGGGGCTCGCGTACTTCACGAAGAGTGAGCTGCTGCCGAAGCTGCAGGCCGCGGGGCTGTCCACGAAGGTGCTGGCGCACGACTGGAACTGGGACGTGTACGACTCGTACGCCGCCCAGACCGTCGACGACGCGGCCGTGCGCGCGCATCCGAACTTCGGGGGGATCGCCTGGCACGGGTACGGCGGGGACGTGGGCAAACAGACGAGCGTGCACAACCAGTACCCGGGGGTGGACGCCTTCGGGACCGAGCACTCCGGTGGCACCTGGATCGCCAACCAGCAGCGCGAGGACATGCTCAACATCGTCGACTACACGCGGAACTGGGCGAAGTCGGTGACGAAGTGGTCGCTGGCCGTCGATCAGAACCGGGGGCCACACAACGGGGGGTGCGGGACGTGCTCCGGGCTGATCACCGTCCACAACGGGGACGGGGCAAGTGGGCAGGTCGACTACACGATCGAGTACTACACGATGGGGCAGTTGACGAAGTTCGTGCGGCCGGGGGCGCAGCGGGTGGCCTCTACGGCGAGTGCGTCCGTGCCGAACGTGGCGTGGCGCAATCCTGACGGTTCCAAGGCGCTGATCGCCTACAACGACTCCTCGTCCGCGAAGACCGTGACCATCAACTGGGGCTCGCAGCACGCGACGTACTCGCTGCCGGGGAAGACGTCCGCGACGTTCACCTGGGCCGGGACGCAGGCCGGTGGGGGTGGACAGACCGGGGCGTTCGTGGGGCTCGCGGGCAAGTGCCTTGATGTGGCCGGGGGGTCGTCGGCGAACGGTACGGCGGTTCAGTTGTACGACTGCAATGGCTCGGACGCGCAGCGGTGGACTGTGGCGGGGGACGGGTCGGTCCAGGCGCTGGGCAAGTGCCTCGACGTCACGTCGGCGTCCACGGCTGATGGGGCGAAGGTGCAGCTCTACGACTGCAATGGAACGGGGGCGCAGCGGTGGTCGTACAACGGGGCGACGGGTGACGTGGTCAATTCGGCGGCGGGTAAGTGTCTGGATGTGACGGGCAATTCGGGGGTGAATGGGGCTCGGGCGCAGATCTGGTCCTGCACGGGGGCGGCCAACCAGAAGTGGGCGCTGCGCTGA
- a CDS encoding glycoside hydrolase family 3 protein: MRRTALLASAALLTGLLPLLSAGAATADEPAPVPVDRFEGEVPFANPPAGGLFTWGGDADDPPALALTTRTDAPEGTKALTGTYDISGYGGFTHDFAFDQPAHDWSAHKGIRFWWDGQNNAKKVAFEIKDGGANGEASELWTTSFTDDFTGWKQIEIPFTDFTYRTDYQPVGGIDQVLGLTQMWGYALTLPVGVHGRFAMDDVELYGKADQSLRASVTADSAVHPVKEGATATVKLSVATTGAAPIDEPVTVAYESAGGTAEPGKDYTPVKGEITFPAGTTSGTTRTIQVPTLRDKSAEPAETIPLKLTVTGAKAPAETPQIVIDAHGLPYLDPKLPVKKRVADLVSRMSLEEKAGQMTQAERGALTAQGDIATYDLGSLLSGGGSTPTPNTPEAWAKMIDAFQLRAQATRFQIPLIYGVDAVHGHNNLTGATIMPHNIGIGATRDPQLAERTGSVTAAEVRATGIPWDFAPCLCVTRDERWGRSYESFGEDPALVESMETMIQGLQGAANGKDLKDNNKVLATAKHFVGDGGTEYGSSTTGSYTIDQGVTKVTRQQLEAVHLAPYQTAVDRGIGSVMPSYSSLDILGDGQGPVKMHARADMINGVLKDRMGFDGFVISDWAAIDQIPGDYASDVRTSINAGLDMIMVPYAYKDFRTTLVDEVRAGRVSEARVNDAVSRILTQKFKLGLFEKPYADTSGAAQIGSAGHRAVAREAAAKSQVLLKNAAGVLPLKKSQKVYVAGSNADDLGNQTGGWTITWQGASGKHTDGTTILQGMRNAGGDVTYSKDASAPTSGYDVGVVVVGETPYAEGVGDVGNGNDLALTPADQAAVDKVCAAMKCAVLIVSGRPQLIGDRLGEIDALVASWLPGTEGDGVADVLYGKRAFTGQLPVTWPKSQTQLPINVGDASYDPQFPYGWGLTTLTKAPGGGEATLKALTLLARTADRTGSARLGRAAVTKARLLVQQSTGSTITPALAKPFAEADHLLLTAHYTQALTKLLEAYRAR; this comes from the coding sequence ATGCGAAGAACCGCCCTGCTCGCCTCCGCCGCTTTGCTCACGGGGCTGCTGCCGCTCCTGTCGGCCGGAGCGGCCACGGCCGACGAACCGGCCCCCGTCCCCGTCGACCGCTTCGAGGGCGAGGTCCCCTTCGCCAATCCCCCCGCCGGGGGCCTGTTCACCTGGGGCGGTGACGCGGACGACCCGCCCGCGCTCGCCCTGACCACCCGCACCGACGCCCCCGAGGGCACCAAGGCCCTCACCGGCACCTACGACATCAGCGGCTACGGCGGCTTCACCCACGACTTCGCCTTCGACCAGCCGGCCCACGACTGGTCGGCCCACAAGGGCATCCGCTTCTGGTGGGACGGCCAGAACAACGCCAAGAAGGTCGCCTTCGAGATCAAGGACGGCGGTGCCAACGGCGAGGCCTCCGAGCTGTGGACGACGTCCTTCACCGACGACTTCACCGGCTGGAAGCAGATCGAGATCCCCTTCACCGACTTCACCTATCGCACGGACTACCAGCCCGTCGGCGGCATCGACCAGGTCCTCGGCCTCACCCAGATGTGGGGGTACGCCCTCACGCTCCCGGTCGGCGTCCATGGCCGGTTCGCCATGGACGACGTCGAGTTGTACGGCAAGGCCGACCAGTCCCTGCGGGCCTCCGTCACCGCCGACTCCGCCGTCCACCCGGTGAAGGAGGGAGCGACGGCGACGGTGAAGCTCTCCGTCGCCACCACCGGAGCCGCCCCGATCGACGAGCCCGTGACCGTCGCCTACGAGAGCGCGGGCGGCACCGCCGAGCCCGGCAAGGACTACACACCGGTCAAGGGCGAGATCACCTTCCCGGCGGGCACCACCTCCGGCACCACCCGCACCATTCAGGTCCCGACACTGCGCGACAAGTCCGCCGAACCCGCCGAGACGATCCCCCTGAAGCTCACGGTCACCGGCGCGAAGGCTCCCGCCGAGACCCCGCAGATCGTCATCGACGCTCACGGCCTGCCGTACCTGGACCCGAAACTGCCCGTGAAGAAGCGGGTCGCCGACCTCGTGTCCCGCATGTCCCTGGAGGAGAAGGCCGGGCAGATGACCCAGGCCGAGCGCGGCGCGCTCACCGCGCAGGGCGACATCGCGACGTACGACCTCGGCTCGCTCCTGTCCGGTGGCGGCTCGACCCCGACGCCCAACACCCCCGAGGCCTGGGCGAAGATGATCGACGCCTTCCAGCTCCGGGCGCAGGCGACACGGTTCCAGATCCCGCTGATCTACGGCGTGGACGCGGTGCACGGCCACAACAACCTCACCGGCGCGACGATCATGCCGCACAACATCGGCATCGGCGCGACCCGTGATCCCCAGCTGGCCGAGCGGACCGGTTCCGTGACGGCGGCCGAGGTGCGCGCCACCGGCATCCCCTGGGACTTCGCCCCCTGCCTCTGCGTCACCCGCGACGAACGCTGGGGCCGCTCCTACGAGTCCTTCGGCGAGGACCCCGCGCTCGTCGAGTCCATGGAGACGATGATCCAGGGCCTCCAGGGCGCCGCGAACGGCAAGGACCTGAAGGACAACAACAAGGTCCTGGCCACCGCCAAGCACTTCGTCGGCGACGGCGGCACGGAGTACGGCTCGTCCACGACGGGCTCGTACACCATCGACCAAGGCGTCACGAAGGTCACCCGGCAGCAGTTGGAGGCCGTCCACCTGGCGCCGTACCAGACGGCGGTCGACCGTGGCATCGGCTCGGTCATGCCGTCCTACTCCTCCCTCGACATCCTCGGCGACGGCCAGGGCCCGGTGAAGATGCACGCCCGCGCGGACATGATCAACGGCGTGCTCAAGGACCGCATGGGCTTCGACGGATTCGTCATCAGCGACTGGGCCGCCATCGACCAGATCCCCGGCGACTACGCGTCCGACGTCCGTACGTCGATCAACGCGGGCCTGGACATGATCATGGTTCCGTACGCCTACAAGGACTTCCGTACGACGCTGGTCGACGAGGTACGGGCGGGCCGCGTCAGCGAGGCGCGGGTGAACGACGCCGTGTCCCGCATCCTCACCCAGAAGTTCAAACTCGGCCTCTTCGAGAAGCCGTACGCGGACACGAGCGGCGCGGCACAGATCGGCTCCGCCGGCCACCGGGCGGTCGCCCGCGAGGCGGCGGCCAAGTCCCAGGTCCTCCTGAAGAACGCGGCCGGCGTCCTGCCCCTGAAGAAGTCCCAGAAGGTGTATGTGGCCGGTTCGAACGCCGACGACCTCGGCAACCAGACCGGCGGCTGGACGATCACCTGGCAGGGCGCGTCCGGGAAGCACACGGACGGTACGACGATCCTGCAGGGCATGCGGAACGCCGGCGGTGACGTCACCTACTCGAAGGACGCCTCGGCACCGACGTCCGGCTACGACGTGGGTGTGGTCGTCGTGGGCGAGACCCCCTACGCGGAGGGCGTCGGCGATGTGGGCAACGGCAACGACCTCGCTCTCACCCCCGCCGACCAGGCCGCCGTGGACAAGGTGTGCGCGGCCATGAAGTGCGCGGTCCTGATCGTCTCGGGCCGCCCACAGCTCATCGGTGACCGGCTGGGTGAGATCGACGCCCTGGTGGCCTCGTGGCTGCCCGGCACGGAGGGCGACGGCGTGGCGGACGTGCTGTACGGCAAGCGCGCCTTCACCGGCCAGCTCCCCGTCACCTGGCCCAAGTCGCAGACCCAACTCCCCATCAACGTCGGCGACGCGTCCTACGATCCCCAGTTCCCCTACGGCTGGGGCCTGACCACACTCACGAAGGCCCCCGGGGGCGGCGAGGCCACACTCAAGGCCCTCACCCTCCTCGCCCGGACAGCGGACCGAACCGGCTCGGCGCGACTGGGCCGCGCCGCGGTCACCAAGGCCCGCCTCCTGGTCCAGCAGAGCACGGGCTCAACCATCACCCCAGCCCTCGCCAAGCCCTTCGCGGAAGCCGACCACCTACTCCTGACCGCCCACTACACCCAGGCACTGACAAAACTCCTGGAGGCCTACCGAGCCAGGTGA
- a CDS encoding MarR family winged helix-turn-helix transcriptional regulator — protein sequence MDHLSYAAQVRRGVVRLNRRLRQERGEGSLSPNQLGVLGHLRRHGAATPGEVAAAERQRPQSLTRVFAELESDGLIARTADSADRRQSVLTLTAEGLRALERDMAERDAWLAAALGTLNETEREVLRLAGALMDRLADTEPRGTSSGTAAL from the coding sequence ATGGATCATCTCTCCTACGCGGCCCAGGTCCGGCGTGGTGTCGTCAGGCTCAATCGGCGGCTGCGGCAGGAGCGGGGCGAGGGCAGCCTCAGTCCGAATCAGCTGGGGGTGCTGGGGCACTTGCGTCGGCACGGGGCGGCGACGCCCGGCGAGGTCGCGGCGGCCGAGCGGCAGCGGCCGCAGTCGTTGACGCGGGTCTTCGCCGAGCTGGAGTCGGACGGGCTGATCGCGCGGACGGCCGACAGCGCGGACCGGCGTCAGTCGGTGCTGACGCTCACCGCGGAGGGGCTGCGGGCGCTGGAGCGGGACATGGCTGAGCGGGATGCCTGGCTGGCGGCGGCGCTCGGCACGTTGAACGAGACCGAACGTGAGGTGTTGCGACTGGCGGGGGCGCTGATGGACCGCCTTGCGGATACCGAGCCTCGGGGGACTTCGTCCGGGACGGCCGCGCTGTAG
- a CDS encoding FUSC family protein translates to MPVKHIRNAYEAALTMTAVLLSYSLALWLEDTAALHTDVLVLAVALTLTLARTQRTADARGRLMACVLLPALAGAATLLGHLIADHYAVGAAVFTLAISLPIWIRRFGPAATKAGTLMTLPLVALLVVPGPALPPGAQNALVNWGWSAVIGLLACGCVWLVQMSADRLGPWHPDPEPDRPRRASRLRPVPSTRMAWQMAVAIAAAFTLGRILFDHHWPWMVLTVYVVASGNRGRADVIRKGAERLVGACAGTLLATAVAAAGITGRTSVVLIFAVLAVALWLRPLNHAYWAAGMTTALSLLLGYFGQDAQDLLPTRLEAIAVGAVLAIASACCVLPIPRRRTPAPSPA, encoded by the coding sequence ATGCCCGTCAAACACATACGCAATGCTTACGAAGCGGCGCTGACCATGACGGCCGTGCTGCTCTCCTACTCCCTCGCCCTGTGGCTGGAGGACACCGCCGCACTGCACACGGACGTCCTCGTCCTCGCGGTCGCGCTGACCCTCACCCTGGCCCGCACCCAACGGACCGCCGACGCCCGCGGTCGCCTCATGGCCTGCGTCCTGCTGCCCGCCCTGGCCGGCGCGGCGACCTTGCTCGGCCACCTGATCGCCGACCATTACGCAGTCGGCGCCGCGGTGTTCACCCTCGCCATCTCCCTGCCGATCTGGATCCGCCGCTTCGGCCCGGCCGCGACGAAGGCAGGCACGCTGATGACGTTGCCACTGGTCGCCCTGCTCGTCGTCCCCGGCCCCGCGCTGCCGCCCGGGGCCCAGAACGCGCTGGTGAACTGGGGCTGGTCGGCGGTGATCGGGCTGCTGGCCTGCGGCTGCGTCTGGCTGGTCCAGATGTCCGCCGACCGCCTCGGCCCCTGGCACCCCGACCCGGAACCCGACCGCCCCCGACGAGCCTCCCGACTGCGCCCCGTCCCCAGCACCCGCATGGCGTGGCAGATGGCCGTCGCCATCGCCGCTGCCTTCACCCTCGGACGGATCCTCTTCGACCACCACTGGCCGTGGATGGTCCTGACCGTGTATGTGGTCGCGAGTGGCAACCGCGGTCGCGCCGACGTCATACGCAAGGGAGCCGAGCGCCTGGTCGGCGCCTGCGCCGGCACACTGCTCGCCACCGCGGTGGCCGCCGCCGGCATCACCGGCCGGACCTCCGTCGTCCTGATCTTCGCTGTCCTGGCCGTCGCCCTGTGGCTACGTCCGCTGAACCACGCCTACTGGGCCGCCGGCATGACCACCGCCCTCTCCCTCCTCCTCGGCTACTTCGGCCAGGACGCGCAGGACCTGCTGCCCACCCGTCTCGAGGCGATCGCGGTCGGCGCGGTCCTGGCGATCGCGTCGGCCTGCTGCGTTCTGCCGATCCCACGCCGCCGCACACCGGCCCCCAGCCCCGCCTGA
- a CDS encoding response regulator transcription factor encodes MTTAVEASEAEGRVPAVRIVVADDHEVVRAGYAGLLATQADFTVVGTARDGAEAVRVCREERPDVIFMDVRMPVMDGIQATAELMGPEAGDAPRVLILTTFDLDEHVYDALAAGASGFLLKDVTAERLFEAVRVVAAGEALLAPVITRRLIAEFARLKPRAPTGTALGMLTPRETEVLRLLAEGLSNPEIAARLQVGEETVKTHVSRVLSKLGLRDRTQAVVTAYETGLVVPRAAAPEAFGRQDPRGEDGRGMRPSGEGLRGHGPRG; translated from the coding sequence ATGACGACCGCCGTAGAGGCCTCGGAAGCCGAAGGACGGGTCCCTGCCGTGCGGATCGTGGTGGCCGACGACCACGAGGTGGTGCGCGCCGGGTACGCCGGACTTCTCGCCACCCAGGCGGACTTCACCGTCGTCGGCACGGCGCGCGACGGCGCCGAGGCGGTGCGGGTCTGCCGGGAGGAGCGTCCCGACGTGATCTTCATGGACGTACGGATGCCGGTCATGGACGGGATCCAGGCCACCGCCGAGCTGATGGGGCCGGAGGCCGGGGACGCACCGCGCGTACTCATCCTCACCACCTTCGATCTGGATGAGCATGTGTATGACGCGCTCGCGGCCGGGGCGAGCGGGTTCCTGCTGAAGGACGTGACGGCGGAGCGGCTGTTCGAGGCGGTACGGGTCGTGGCCGCCGGGGAGGCGCTGCTCGCGCCCGTCATCACCCGGCGGCTGATCGCCGAGTTCGCCCGACTCAAGCCCAGGGCGCCGACGGGGACGGCGCTCGGCATGCTCACCCCGCGCGAGACGGAGGTGTTGCGTCTGCTGGCGGAAGGGCTGTCCAACCCGGAGATCGCCGCGCGGCTTCAGGTGGGCGAGGAGACGGTGAAGACCCATGTCAGCCGGGTGCTGTCCAAGCTGGGGCTGCGCGACCGTACGCAGGCGGTCGTGACGGCGTACGAGACGGGGCTGGTCGTGCCGCGTGCGGCGGCTCCGGAGGCGTTCGGGCGGCAGGATCCGCGGGGGGAGGACGGGCGCGGGATGAGACCGAGCGGGGAGGGACTGCGTGGGCATGGGCCGCGGGGGTAG